The nucleotide window CGAGAAGGACATCGCGACCAACCCGAAGAACCTCGAGTTCAAGGCGCTCGAGGCCGCCCAGCTGCCGCGCAGCCTCGAGGACACCGCGGTGTCGGTGATCAACGGGAACTACGCGATCGAGACCGGCCTGAGCCCGGCCAAGGACGCGCTCGCGCTCGAGGCCGGCCAGGACAACCCGTACGCGAACCTGGTCGTGGTCCGCGCCGGCGACGAGGGCGACGCCCGGGTGGTCAAGCTGGAGAAGCTGCTGCACTCCGCCGAGGTGAAGAAGTTCATCGAGGACAAGTACCAGGGCTCGGTGCTGGCCGCGTTCTGAGCAACCGGTACCCCCGTAGCCCTCGGTGGGGCTACGGGGGAGCGGCTCATTTGACCTCGCGCAGCCTGCCGGTCTCGACCTCGTAGACGAAGCCCCGGACCGAGCCCTTCACCGGGATGAACGGGTCCTCGAGCACGCGGCGCACCGACTGCCGTACGTCCTCGTCCAGGTCGGGGAAGGCCTCCGCCGCCCACGGCGGCCGGATGCCGACCTCCTGCCGGATGCTCTCCTTGAAGTCGTCGTCGGTGAAGGTCAGCATCCCGCAGTCGGTGTGGTGGATCAGGATGATCTCGGTGGTGCCGA belongs to Amorphoplanes digitatis and includes:
- a CDS encoding beta-class carbonic anhydrase; the encoded protein is MTVTDELLANAERYAAGFDKGALPLPPARQVAVVACMDARLNPYGLLGLAEGDAHVIRNAGGVITADQLRSLAISQRLLGTTEIILIHHTDCGMLTFTDDDFKESIRQEVGIRPPWAAEAFPDLDEDVRQSVRRVLEDPFIPVKGSVRGFVYEVETGRLREVK